The nucleotide window CCTAAACACATCGGACAAGGTTCACAACTGGTATAGAGTTCACATCCTTTTAAGTCAAAATTTTGTAAGACTTGACAAGCGTGGCGAATAGCGACGACTTCTGCATGGGCGGTAGGATCGTTAGAGGAAATAACTTGATTGTAGCCTTTTGCAATAATTTTACCCTCTTTAACAATAACCGCCCCAAAAGGCCCTCCTTCTCCTAAGCGCATCCCTTCAAAAGATAGGGCGATCGCTTCTGCCATAAATTGATCATTTATATTAGACATAGGTATAGAGTGGGCACTGCCCAC belongs to Gloeothece citriformis PCC 7424 and includes:
- a CDS encoding nucleoside deaminase, which produces MSNINDQFMAEAIALSFEGMRLGEGGPFGAVIVKEGKIIAKGYNQVISSNDPTAHAEVVAIRHACQVLQNFDLKGCELYTSCEPCPMCLGAIYWARLDKIYYGNSKIDAAKIGFDDNFIYQELERSIDKRQLPMMQIMSEEAFKAFQEWADKQDKIPY